A genomic window from Carassius gibelio isolate Cgi1373 ecotype wild population from Czech Republic chromosome A11, carGib1.2-hapl.c, whole genome shotgun sequence includes:
- the LOC128022754 gene encoding splicing factor 3B subunit 3, producing the protein MFLYNLTLQRATGISHAIHGNFSGTKLQEIVVSRGKILELLRPDANTGKVHTLLTMEVFGVIRSLMAFRLTGGTKDYVVVGSDSGRIVILEYHPSKNMFEKIHQETFGKSGCRRIVPGQFLAVDPKGRAFMIGAIEKQKLVYILNRDAAARLTISSPLEAHKANTLVYHVVGVDAGFENPMFACLEMDYEEADNDPTGEAAANTQQTLTFYELDLGLNHVVRKYSEALEEHGNFLITVPGGSDGPSGVLICSENYITYKNFGDQPDIRCPIPRRRNDLDDPERGMIFVCSATHKTKSMFFFLAQTEQGDIFKVTLETDEEMVTEIRMKYFDTIPVATAMCVLKTGFLFVSSEFGNHYLYQIAHLGDDDEEPEFSSAMPLEEGDTFFFQPRPLKNLVLVDEQENLSPIMSCQIADLANEDTPQLYVACGRGPRSTLRVLRHGLEVSEMAVSELPGNPNAVWTVRRHVEDEFDAYIIVSFVNATLVLSIGETVEEVTDSGFLGTTPTLSCSLLGEDALVQVYPDGIRHIRADKRVNEWKTPGKKTIVRCAVNQRQVVIALTGGELVYFEMDPSGQLNEYTERKEMSADVVCMSLANVPTGEQRSRFLAVGLVDNTVRIISLDPSDCLQPLSMQALPAQPESLCIVEMGGVEKQDELGEKGTIGFLYLNIGLQNGVLLRTVLDPVTGDLSDTRTRYLGSRPVKLFRVRMQAQEAVLAMSSRSWLSYSYQSRFHLTPLSYETLEYASGFASEQCPEGIVAISTNTLRILALEKLGAIFNQVAFPLQYTPRKFVIHPETNNLILIETDHNAYTEATKAQRKQQMAEEMVEAAGEDERELAAEMAAAFLNENLPETIFGAPKAGSGQWASLVRMINPIQGNTLDLVQLEQNEAAFSVAVCRFSSGGDDWYVLVGVARDMILNPRSVGGGYIYTYRLVGGGDKLEFLHKTPVEDVPLAIAPFQGRVLVGVGKLLRIYDLGKKKLLRKCENKHVPNLVTGIHTIGQRVIVSDVQESLFWVRYRRNENQLIIFADETYPRWVTTACLLDYDTMAAADKFGNICIVRLPPNTSDDVDEDPTGSKALWDRGLLNGASQKAEVIINYHIGETVLSLQKTTLIPGGSESLVYTTLSGGIGILVPFTSHEDHDFFQHLEMHMRSEFPPLCGRDHLSFRSYYFPVKNVIDGDLCEQFNSMDPHKQKSVSEELDRTPPEVSKKLEDIRTRYAF; encoded by the exons ATGTTTCTCTACAACCTGACCCTGCAGAGGGCGACTGGCATCTCCCATGCCATCCATGGAAACTTCTCTG gaaCTAAGCTGCAGGAGATTGTTGTTTCCCGTGGGAAAATTCTGGAACTGTTGCGTCCTGATGCTAACACTGGTAAGGTCCACACGCTGCTTACTATGGAGGTGTTTGGTGTCATCCGATCCCTCATGGCTTTCAGGTTGACTGGTGGTACTAAAG ACTATGTTGTGGTTGGAAGTGACTCTGGCCGTATTGTGATCTTGGAGTACCATCCTTCTAAGAACATGTTTGAAAAGATACACCAGGAGACGTTCGGCAAGAGCGGCTGCAGACGTATTGTGCCAGGGCAGTTCCTCGCTGTGGACCCAAAGGGCAGAGCTTTTATGATAG GTGCCATAGAGAAGCAGAAGTTGGTATACATCCTGAATAGAGATGCAGCTGCTCGCCTTACCATCTCCTCCCCTCTAGAGGCCCACAAGGCTAACACACTCGTCTACCATGTGGTTGGTGTGGATGCGGGCTTTGAGAACCCCATGTTTGCCTGCCTGGAGATGGACTATGAG GAGGCAGATAACGATCCCACTGGAGAGGCTGCTGCTAACACACAGCAGACTCTGACCTTCTATGAGTTGGACCTGGGCCTCAACCACGTGGTGCGCAAGTACAGCGAGGCACTGGAGGAACACGGCAACTTCCTCATCACAG TTCCTGGTGGTTCGGATGGTCCCAGCGGTGTTCTCATTTGCTCTGAGAACTATATCACCTACAAAAACTTTGGGGACCAGCCGGACATCCGTTGCCCGATCCCACGCAGAAGG AATGACCTGGATGATCCTGAGCGAGGCATGATCTTTGTCTGCTCTGCCACGCACAAGACCAAATCAATGTTTTTCTTTCTAGCCCAGACAGAACAGGGAGACATTTTTAAGGTTACTCTGGAAACTGATGAGGAGATG gTGACCGAGATCAGGATGAAGTATTTTGATACCATCCCAGTGGCTACAGCCATGTGTGTTTTGAAGACTGGCTTCTTATTTGTTTCTTCAGAGTTTGGAAACCA CTACCTGTATCAGATTGCTCACTtgggtgatgatgatgaggaacCCGAGTTTTCCTCTGCCATGCCTCTGGAGGAGGGAGACACATTCTTTTTCCAACCTCGACCCCTTAAGAACCTTGTGCTGGTCGACGAGCAAGAAAATCTTTCTCCTATCATGTCCTGCCAG ATTGCCGATTTGGCTAATGAAGACACACCACAGCTGTATGTGGCATGTGGCAGAGGACCCAGATCTACACTCAGAGTTTTGAGACACGGACTGGAG GTTTCAGAAATGGCTGTTTCTGAACTGCCAGGTAACCCCAATGCCGTGTGGACTGTTAGGAGACATGTAGAAG ATGAGTTTGATGCCTACATCATTGTGTCTTTCGTTAACGCCACCCTGGTGCTTTCTATTGGAGAGACTGTGGAAGAAGTGACAGACTCTGGTTTCTTGGGCACAACACCCACCCTGTCTTGCTCGTTGCTTGGGGAAGATGCACTTGTACAA GTCTACCCAGATGGGATCCGTCACATCCGTGCAGATAAGAGAGTGAATGAATGGAAGACCCCGGGGAAGAAGACAATTGTCCGATGTGCTGTCAATCAGAGGCAGGTGGTCATTGCTTTGACTGGAGGAGAGCTGGTCTACTTTGAGATGGACCCG TCCGGGCAGCTGAATGAATACACTGAGAGGAAGGAGATGTCTGCAGATGTGGTGTGCATGAGTTTGGCAAATGTGCCCACTGGTGAGCAACGTTCCCGTTTCCTGGCTGTTGGGTTGGTGGACAACACAGTCCGCATCATCTCCCTGGATCCATCC GACTGTCTGCAGCCGTTGAGTATGCAGGCTCTTCCCGCCCAGCCAGAGTCTCTTTGTATTGTGGAGATGGGAGGAGTTGAAAAGCAGGATGAGCTTGGAGAAAAAGGCACCATTGGCTTCCTGTACCTCAACATTGGCCTGCAG AATGGAGTGTTGCTGCGTACTGTTTTGGATCCAGTGACTGGAGACCTGTCTGATACTCGCACTCGGTATCTCGGTTCTCGCCCCGTCAAGCTTTTCAGAGTCCGGATGCAGGCCCAAGAAGCT GTTCTGGCCATGTCTAGTCGTTCCTGGCTGAGTTACTCATACCAGTCCCGTTTCCACCTGACTCCATTGTCATATGAAACCTTAGAGTATGCATCAGGGTTCGCATCTGAACAGTGTCCTGAGGGTATTGTTGCCATTTCCACTAACACACTGag GATTCTGGCTCTTGAGAAACTGGGTGCCATCTTCAACCAAGTGGCTTTCCCACTGCAGTACACCCCTCGCAAATTTGTCATCCACCCAGAGACAAATAACCTGATTCTAATCGAAACGGACCACAATGCCTACACTGAAGCCACCAAAGCCCAGCGCAAGCAACAGATGGCTGAG GAAATGGTGGAGGCAGCAGGGGAGGATGAAAGAGAGCTGGCTGCAGAAATGGCAGCAGCTTTCTTGAACGAGAACCTGCCAGAAACCATCTTTGGGGCACCTAAAGCAGGCTCTGGACAGTGGGCCTCACTAGTGCGCATGATCAACCCAATTCAGGGCAACACACTGGACCTGGTGCAGCTGGAACAGAATGAGGCTGCTTTCAG TGTGGCTGTATGCCGTTTTTCCAGTGGAGGTGATGATTGGTATGTGTTGGTGGGAGTTGCCAGAGACATGATACTCAATCCACGCTCTGTTGGTGGAGGTTATATTTATACCTATCGGCTAGTAGGAGGTGGGGACAAGCTGGAGTTTTTGCACAAG ACACCCGTGGAGGACGTGCCCCTAGCTATTGCTCCCTTTCAGGGACGAGTGTTGGTTGGAGTGGGCAAACTCTTGCGCATCTATGACCTGGGGAAGAAGAAACTTCTTCGCAAGTGTGAAAACAAA CATGTTCCTAACTTGGTAACAGGCATCCACACTATCGGGCAGCGTGTGATAGTGTCCGATGTTCAGGAAAGTCTATTCTGGGTGCGCTACAGGCGCAACGAGAACCAGCTTATTATATTTGCTGATGAAACCTATCCTCGTTGGGTCACGACCGCCTGCCTGCTTGATTATGACACCATGGCTGCTGCGGATAAGTTTGGAAATATCTGCATT gtCCGCCTGCCTCCCAACACCAGTGATGATGTTGATGAGGACCCCACAGGGAGCAAAGCATTGTGGGACAGAGGATTGCTTAACGGAGCATCACAAAAG GCTGAGGTGATTATTAACTATCACATAGGAGAGACTGTGCTGTCCCTCCAGAAAACAACCCTCATTCCTGGAGGATCTGAGTCTCTGGTGTACACCACGCTGTCAGGAGGCATTGGCATCCTGGTGCCGTTCACTTCTCATGAG GATCATGACTTCTTCCAGCACTTGGAGATGCATATGCGCTCTGAGTTTCCCCCTCTGTGTGGTCGTGATCACCTCAGCTTTCGCTCCTACTATTTCCCAGTAAA